In Arachis hypogaea cultivar Tifrunner chromosome 17, arahy.Tifrunner.gnm2.J5K5, whole genome shotgun sequence, a single window of DNA contains:
- the LOC112763391 gene encoding uncharacterized protein, translating to MARDCTRGKNLNAGQGQHQGRVFALNAKDASKVDPLMRSICLIGDKTLIALYDTGASHSFISFAKVEELSLKVSELAFDLHIHTPHQTVMTRSRCRQVRFKLEGRDFMHDLICLPMIGLEMILGFDWLSKNRVLLDYFERSIQFMPEGENGTVVAAGYYLNSVMVHCSGKECQGYILLAANTLGDAQNLDQIPVVKDIPEVFPKDILEFSPQREIEFVIELVPGARPMSIASYRMASIELAELKTQLEELLNKRFIQPSVSPWGAKLY from the coding sequence ATGGCAAGGGATTGTACTCGCGGGAAGAACCTAAATGCGGGTCAAGGTCAGCACCAAGGTCGAGTCTTTGCTTTGAACGCCAAGGATGCTTCTAAGGTGGATCCGTTGATGAGAAGTATATGTCTAATTGGTGATAAAACATTAATTGCATTGTATGATACTGGAGCTTCgcattcatttatttcatttgcTAAAGTTGAGGAGTTAAGCTTGAAAGTGTCAGAGTTAGCCTTTGATTTACATATACATACTCCGCATCAAACAGTTATGACTAGGTCAAGGTGTAGGCAAGTACGTTTCAAGCTTGAGGGTAGAGACTTCATGCATGATTTGATCTGTTTACCAATGATTGGGTTGGAGATGATAttggggtttgattggttgtcgaaGAACCGAGTTTTGTTGGATTATTTTGAACGGTCGATTcagtttatgccggaaggagAGAATGGAACGGTGGTAGCTGCGGGGTATTACTTGAACTCTGTAATGGTGCACTGTAGTGGGAAGGAGTGTCAGGGTTATATCCTGTTGGCTGCTAATACGTTGGGTGATGCCCAAAACTTGGATCAGATTCCAGTAGTTAAAGACATTCCAGAGGTATTCCCAAAAGATATCCTTGAGTTTTCACCTCAAAgggaaattgaatttgtgatTGAATTAGTGCCGGGAGCCAGACCAATGTCGATTGCATCGTATAGAATGGCTTCGATAGAGCTAGCAGAAttaaagactcagttggaagagcttctgaacaagaggttcattcAACCGAGTGTATCTCCGTGGGGAGCGAAGCTTTattag